In a genomic window of Alcanivorax sp.:
- the hemJ gene encoding protoporphyrinogen oxidase HemJ: MQFALDHLLWIKAFHLIAMICWFAAIFYLPRLFVYHAMAEDTVSRERFKVMERKLYRGIMNPSMIVTVLLGLWMLTANWDAYKGFGWMHAKLTLVFLLIGYHHVCLAYLKKFAADANTKSDKFYRIFNEIPVFLLVAIVILAVVRPF, encoded by the coding sequence ATGCAGTTCGCCCTTGACCACCTGCTCTGGATCAAAGCGTTCCACCTGATCGCCATGATCTGCTGGTTTGCCGCCATTTTTTACCTGCCGCGCCTGTTCGTTTATCACGCCATGGCGGAAGACACGGTCAGCCGGGAACGCTTCAAGGTCATGGAGCGCAAACTGTATCGGGGCATCATGAACCCCAGCATGATTGTCACCGTGCTGCTGGGCCTGTGGATGCTGACGGCCAACTGGGACGCCTACAAAGGCTTCGGCTGGATGCATGCAAAACTGACTCTGGTGTTCCTGCTTATCGGCTATCACCACGTCTGCCTGGCCTACCTGAAAAAATTCGCCGCCGACGCCAACACCAAGAGCGACAAGTTTTACCGTATCTTCAACGAGATCCCCGTGTTTCTGCTGGTGGCCATTGTTATATTGGCGGTAGTGAGACCATTCTGA
- a CDS encoding chloride channel protein has translation MNKRPRHRRLMRYYLFRTRRVSRRQLGSWEDWKLRAVFWIGAVLVGLLVVAFAWVAELASHTFIQIHEQSPLLPVLITPLGMLIIVWLMRQLGTESQGSGIPQVLVVLKQRYHWLRPTFLSLRVIFGKFILTCLGLLCGASIGREGPSVHMGAAMMYSVGRLGRLNQKYVDNSLIVAGGAAGVSAAFNAPLAGIVFAIEELSGSFEQRTSGTLILAIILSGVVVLMIMGHYSFFGHPVGGLDITRDWAAIGVTGLVCGLFGGLFSRLLIKGSQFLSPHARAHPYRVVLMCALVLVLLGLLTGGATYGSGYEQASTLLDGEHPGNWSFALAKMSATLVSYFTGIPGGLFSPSLAAGAGFGNVIGGFFPESSLVGITLVAMAAFLAGVIQRPITSFVIVMELTGNRHDILLPLMAGAFLATAVAKLVWTRPLYDSLAERLADGRGMALEKPREKGDEGGTEPAAGKESERQLPG, from the coding sequence GTGAATAAGCGGCCACGTCACCGTCGTCTGATGCGTTACTACCTGTTTCGCACTCGCCGCGTGAGTCGTCGTCAGCTGGGGTCCTGGGAGGACTGGAAGCTGCGCGCGGTGTTCTGGATCGGCGCTGTGCTGGTGGGGCTGTTGGTGGTGGCGTTCGCCTGGGTGGCGGAGTTGGCGTCGCACACCTTCATTCAGATACACGAGCAATCACCGCTGTTGCCGGTGCTGATCACGCCGCTGGGTATGCTGATCATTGTCTGGCTGATGCGGCAGCTGGGCACCGAGTCCCAGGGCAGTGGTATTCCCCAGGTGCTGGTAGTACTCAAGCAACGTTACCACTGGCTGCGGCCCACCTTTCTTTCTTTGCGAGTCATCTTCGGCAAGTTCATCCTGACCTGCCTGGGGTTGCTGTGCGGTGCCAGTATCGGCCGAGAGGGGCCCAGTGTGCATATGGGCGCGGCGATGATGTATTCAGTGGGCCGTCTGGGGCGTCTGAATCAGAAATATGTGGATAATTCCCTGATCGTGGCCGGAGGGGCTGCCGGGGTGTCGGCGGCGTTCAATGCGCCGCTGGCCGGGATTGTATTCGCCATTGAAGAGCTGTCGGGCTCCTTCGAGCAGCGCACCAGCGGGACCCTTATTCTGGCGATTATCCTGTCCGGGGTAGTGGTGCTGATGATCATGGGGCACTACAGTTTTTTCGGTCACCCGGTGGGGGGGCTGGATATTACCCGGGACTGGGCGGCCATTGGTGTCACTGGTCTGGTGTGTGGTCTGTTCGGTGGCTTGTTCAGTCGCCTGCTGATCAAGGGTAGCCAGTTTCTTTCCCCCCATGCCCGGGCGCATCCCTATCGGGTGGTGCTGATGTGTGCGCTGGTGCTGGTGTTGCTGGGGCTGCTTACCGGGGGCGCCACCTATGGCAGTGGCTATGAACAGGCCAGCACCCTGCTGGACGGGGAGCATCCCGGGAACTGGAGTTTTGCCCTGGCCAAGATGTCCGCCACGCTGGTCTCGTATTTCACCGGCATCCCCGGAGGCTTGTTCTCGCCTAGCCTGGCGGCGGGGGCCGGATTCGGTAATGTGATCGGTGGCTTTTTCCCGGAGTCTTCACTGGTCGGGATTACCCTGGTGGCCATGGCTGCTTTCCTGGCTGGCGTAATCCAGCGCCCCATTACCTCTTTCGTGATCGTCATGGAACTGACCGGTAACCGCCACGACATCCTGCTGCCGCTGATGGCCGGGGCTTTCCTGGCAACGGCGGTGGCCAAGCTCGTCTGGACCCGCCCGCTTTATGATTCCCTGGCCGAGCGGCTGGCGGACGGGCGCGGCATGGCCCTGGAGAAACCCCGGGAAAAGGGTGATGAGGGGGGCACGGAGCCGGCTGCAGGCAAGGAATCCGAACGGCAATTGCCCGGATAA
- the argC gene encoding N-acetyl-gamma-glutamyl-phosphate reductase: MAEPLKVGVVGGTGYTGVELLRLLVNHPHVALDVITSRGEAGIAVADLFPSLRGRTDLVFSEPDVKRLAACDVVFFATPHNVAMRMMPELMDAGVRVVDLSADFRLRDHELWSDWYGEPHACPELLADAVYGLPEVNREKLRDARLVACAGCYPTAIQLGYLPLLENGWIHPDQLIANAASGASGAGKGAKVPMLLAEAGESYKAYGASGHRHLPEIEQGLGDIAGGPVKATFVPHLIPMIRGIHATLYGQLTPQSPSLEEIQAAYEARYANEPFVDVMPLGSHPETRFVKGANTCRIALHQPRGENVIVVLSVIDNLVKGASGQAVQAMNIMFGLDEGAGLAVVPLMP; this comes from the coding sequence ATGGCAGAGCCCCTGAAGGTTGGCGTAGTTGGTGGCACCGGATACACCGGGGTGGAATTGTTGCGCCTGCTGGTCAACCACCCCCATGTGGCTTTGGATGTGATTACCTCCCGGGGCGAGGCGGGTATTGCTGTGGCAGACCTGTTTCCTTCCCTGCGCGGGCGTACCGATCTGGTCTTCAGCGAGCCGGACGTGAAACGGCTGGCCGCCTGTGATGTGGTGTTTTTTGCTACTCCCCACAATGTGGCTATGCGCATGATGCCCGAGCTGATGGATGCTGGTGTGCGGGTGGTGGATCTGTCTGCGGATTTCCGGCTCCGTGACCATGAGTTGTGGAGCGACTGGTACGGTGAGCCCCATGCCTGCCCGGAGTTGCTGGCGGACGCCGTCTACGGGTTGCCGGAAGTGAACCGGGAAAAGCTGCGTGATGCGCGGCTGGTAGCCTGTGCCGGCTGTTATCCCACGGCCATCCAGCTGGGGTACCTGCCATTGCTGGAAAACGGCTGGATCCATCCGGACCAGCTGATTGCCAACGCGGCCAGTGGTGCCAGCGGTGCCGGCAAGGGGGCCAAGGTGCCCATGCTGTTGGCGGAGGCCGGCGAGAGCTACAAGGCCTATGGCGCCAGCGGCCATCGCCACCTGCCGGAAATCGAGCAGGGCCTGGGGGATATTGCCGGTGGGCCGGTAAAGGCCACCTTTGTGCCGCATCTGATTCCCATGATTCGCGGTATTCACGCTACCCTCTATGGTCAGCTGACCCCGCAATCTCCGTCCCTGGAAGAGATCCAGGCAGCCTATGAAGCCCGTTATGCCAACGAGCCCTTCGTGGACGTGATGCCCCTGGGCAGCCACCCAGAGACCCGTTTCGTAAAAGGCGCCAACACCTGCCGGATTGCCTTGCACCAACCACGGGGTGAGAACGTAATTGTGGTACTGTCGGTGATCGATAACCTGGTCAAGGGGGCCTCCGGGCAGGCGGTGCAGGCGATGAATATCATGTTTGGGCTGGACGAAGGGGCGGGGCTGGCAGTCGTTCCGTTGATGCCCTGA
- a CDS encoding DUF6776 family protein — protein MARKPKSRAGIDDVMLMPVSPSRQKKRRRLWIVSLLIFAVLLFAGGFWTGSSGALDTSAANQRLRSDLKTAKRELEAARNELALYRTDTEVTREARETLRQEIKSLRDQAAELEEAVVFYKSVMAPGASEGLQIEKMVLQPEDESGVYRYRLVLVQAGDNRNYLSGDISLTLRGSRDGEPFSLSGTDWLEDGSETRFRFRYFQELNGRFQVPEGVELDAIDVEAESGGRNRYQTQKTVKWQ, from the coding sequence ATGGCACGCAAACCGAAAAGCCGGGCGGGCATTGATGATGTGATGCTGATGCCGGTGAGTCCTTCCCGGCAGAAAAAGCGCCGCCGGCTTTGGATAGTGAGCTTGCTGATATTCGCCGTGCTGCTGTTTGCCGGCGGTTTCTGGACCGGCAGCAGTGGTGCCCTGGATACGTCCGCGGCCAATCAACGCCTGCGCAGCGACCTGAAGACCGCCAAGCGAGAGCTGGAAGCGGCCCGTAACGAGCTTGCCCTGTATCGCACCGATACCGAAGTGACCCGGGAGGCCCGGGAGACCCTGCGCCAGGAGATCAAGTCCCTGCGCGATCAGGCTGCTGAGCTGGAAGAAGCGGTGGTGTTTTACAAGAGCGTGATGGCGCCGGGTGCCAGCGAGGGGCTGCAGATTGAAAAAATGGTGCTCCAGCCCGAGGATGAAAGCGGCGTTTACCGCTACCGGTTGGTACTGGTGCAGGCAGGGGATAACCGCAATTATCTGTCCGGGGACATCAGTTTGACCCTGCGTGGCAGCCGCGATGGGGAGCCCTTTTCCCTGAGTGGAACCGATTGGCTGGAAGATGGCAGTGAGACGCGCTTCCGGTTTCGTTACTTCCAGGAGCTGAATGGCCGCTTTCAGGTGCCGGAAGGGGTGGAGCTGGACGCCATAGATGTAGAAGCTGAGAGCGGCGGCAGAAACCGTTACCAGACACAAAAAACCGTAAAATGGCAGTAG
- a CDS encoding polymer-forming cytoskeletal protein, which translates to MLGRDKKSATSSTSGSSQDYRNHTLIAPSATVRGDIEFTGGLHVQGTVEGNINVGKDGGRLIIGESGVVKGEIQVPQVIINGRVEGDVHATENLELAEKASVEGNVYYLMIEMVMGARVNGKLVRLDDERRNLPAPDASGKNAGKASGKEAVAE; encoded by the coding sequence GTGCTTGGCCGAGACAAGAAATCCGCAACAAGCAGTACATCCGGTTCGTCCCAGGATTACCGTAACCACACCCTGATTGCGCCCAGTGCCACGGTCCGAGGTGATATTGAATTCACCGGCGGGTTGCATGTTCAGGGTACCGTGGAAGGCAATATCAATGTGGGCAAGGATGGTGGCCGTCTGATCATCGGCGAAAGCGGTGTGGTCAAAGGGGAAATTCAGGTACCCCAAGTCATCATCAATGGCCGTGTGGAAGGGGATGTGCACGCCACTGAGAATCTGGAGTTGGCCGAAAAGGCCTCCGTGGAAGGCAATGTCTATTACCTGATGATCGAGATGGTCATGGGCGCGCGGGTCAATGGCAAGCTGGTCCGCCTGGACGATGAACGCCGTAACCTGCCGGCACCGGATGCCTCCGGCAAGAACGCCGGCAAGGCTTCTGGCAAGGAAGCGGTGGCCGAATAA
- the erpA gene encoding iron-sulfur cluster insertion protein ErpA, whose translation MTENAPISFTDAAAAKVKELRDDEGNPQLKLRVYITGGGCAGFSYGFTFDEAVNDDDTIVEKDGVTLLVDAMSIQYLDGSQVDYEKGLMGSRFVVSNPNAATTCGCGSSFSV comes from the coding sequence ATGACCGAAAACGCCCCGATCTCATTCACCGATGCCGCCGCCGCCAAGGTCAAGGAACTGCGTGACGACGAAGGCAATCCGCAACTCAAACTACGCGTGTATATCACGGGCGGTGGCTGTGCCGGGTTTTCCTACGGCTTCACCTTTGACGAAGCGGTCAACGATGACGACACCATTGTTGAAAAGGATGGTGTGACCCTGCTGGTCGATGCCATGAGCATCCAGTATCTGGACGGTTCCCAGGTGGATTACGAAAAGGGGTTGATGGGCTCACGCTTTGTGGTCAGCAACCCTAACGCTGCCACCACCTGTGGTTGTGGTTCTTCTTTCTCAGTCTGA
- a CDS encoding phosphatase PAP2 family protein, whose protein sequence is MMTTKPTFQRMTAADTRAMCWLLQQPQAARRARMARMVSRLGDGPFYVALTLLIWWMDRQGGSEFALTAMAAYALEVPLFVLLKHMIKRPRPADALESLSAFIQPADRFSFPSGHTAAAFVMASLLCVFYPPVMLLALGLAVMVGLSRVLLGVHYPSDILAGATLGVSCAMLALWLV, encoded by the coding sequence ATGATGACGACAAAACCTACATTTCAACGAATGACTGCCGCGGATACCCGGGCCATGTGCTGGTTGCTTCAACAGCCCCAGGCTGCCCGTCGTGCCCGTATGGCCCGCATGGTATCGCGGCTCGGTGATGGCCCCTTCTATGTGGCCCTGACGCTGCTGATCTGGTGGATGGATCGCCAGGGGGGCAGTGAATTCGCACTCACCGCCATGGCGGCTTATGCTCTGGAGGTGCCGCTGTTTGTGCTGCTTAAGCATATGATCAAGCGGCCACGGCCGGCGGATGCCTTGGAAAGCCTGTCCGCCTTTATCCAGCCGGCGGACCGTTTCAGTTTTCCCTCCGGCCACACTGCCGCTGCCTTTGTCATGGCATCCCTGCTCTGCGTGTTTTACCCGCCGGTGATGTTGCTGGCCCTGGGGCTGGCGGTAATGGTGGGGCTGTCCCGGGTGCTGCTGGGTGTGCACTACCCCAGCGATATCCTCGCTGGCGCCACGCTGGGCGTCAGCTGTGCCATGCTGGCGCTCTGGCTGGTTTAG
- a CDS encoding anhydro-N-acetylmuramic acid kinase, producing the protein MSSDIHSDYLIGLMTGTSVDGIDAVLTRIGDGHFSLQATLNEPLPGTLQQSVLDLCQPGDNEIDRAGTVSRQLALCYAQTCQTLLQQTGLAPRQIRAIGCHGQTVRHRPGESGFSLQLGCPDTLAVETGIPVVSNFRNKDMALGGQGAPLVPPFHQQLFARPGQRRAIANIGGMANVTLLDGDKLQGGFDTGPGNVLMDLWIRQYRQQPFDRNGDWAAGGTPDSTLLEQLLDDPYFRLPPPKSTGRELFHGDWLNQRLPDHYDAQQVQATLAELTARSISDALADFAPQQLLVCGGGAHNRHLLARLQHHLGVPVTSTESEGLHPDWVEAAAFAWLAWARLEGQCGNAPAVTGASREAILGQVTLP; encoded by the coding sequence ATGTCCTCTGACATCCACAGCGATTACCTGATTGGTCTGATGACCGGCACCAGCGTGGATGGCATCGACGCGGTGTTGACCCGGATCGGTGACGGGCATTTCTCCCTGCAGGCCACTCTCAATGAGCCCCTGCCCGGGACTCTGCAGCAATCTGTGCTGGATCTGTGCCAGCCCGGCGACAACGAGATAGACCGGGCCGGGACCGTCAGTCGGCAACTGGCCCTTTGCTATGCACAGACCTGCCAGACACTGCTGCAGCAAACTGGGCTGGCACCCCGGCAGATACGCGCCATTGGCTGCCACGGACAGACCGTGCGCCACCGGCCCGGTGAAAGCGGCTTCAGCCTGCAACTGGGCTGCCCGGACACCCTGGCCGTGGAAACCGGCATCCCTGTGGTCAGCAACTTCCGCAACAAGGATATGGCACTGGGTGGCCAAGGCGCGCCCCTGGTGCCACCTTTCCACCAGCAACTGTTTGCCCGCCCCGGCCAGCGCCGCGCCATTGCCAACATCGGCGGCATGGCCAACGTGACCCTGCTGGACGGCGACAAACTGCAGGGCGGTTTCGATACCGGCCCGGGCAATGTGTTGATGGACCTGTGGATCCGGCAGTACCGCCAGCAACCCTTCGATCGCAATGGTGACTGGGCCGCCGGTGGCACGCCGGATAGCACACTGCTGGAGCAACTGCTGGATGATCCCTACTTCCGGCTGCCGCCCCCCAAGAGCACCGGTCGCGAACTTTTCCACGGGGACTGGCTGAACCAACGGCTGCCCGATCACTATGACGCCCAGCAGGTTCAGGCCACTCTGGCCGAACTGACCGCTCGAAGCATCAGCGACGCGCTGGCGGATTTCGCCCCGCAACAACTGCTGGTCTGCGGCGGCGGCGCTCATAATCGACACCTGCTGGCACGGCTGCAGCATCATCTAGGCGTCCCGGTAACCAGCACGGAAAGCGAAGGCCTGCACCCGGATTGGGTGGAAGCCGCCGCCTTCGCCTGGCTGGCATGGGCACGGCTGGAAGGACAGTGCGGGAATGCACCGGCGGTCACCGGGGCGTCCAGAGAAGCGATTCTGGGCCAGGTCACCTTGCCCTGA
- a CDS encoding peptidoglycan DD-metalloendopeptidase family protein, with protein sequence MKALLSSAGRLVRQFPRTHLLLSMALLGGVILIALRPDSPTEQPRQQAKTINLPAKPARKPEPQPQAPEAPQWQTLTVESGDSLSSLLQPLGVGAGQVFALINSDDKLKRLTKIRPGETLEVIVEDDRLTQVQYHPSKVETLTARLRGGGWETRLSQREYQKQTRFAEADITDSLFLAGAAAGISDKLTMQLANLFAWDVDFVLDIRRGDRFRIIYEELYLDGEKVGEGDILMAEFWNQDRHLTAFRYETRSGDVEYLDIKGDSMRKEFIRTPVAFSRISSRFNLSRKHPVLNRIRAHKGIDYAAPSGTPIKAAGDGKVIFAGVKGGYGNVIILKHGQIYTTLYAHMRGFAKGIRVGKRVKQSQTIGYVGASGLATGPHLHYEFRINGAHRNPLTVPLPKARGINDNERSEFLIAANRLKAQMTLFAEASTLASSDVL encoded by the coding sequence ATGAAAGCACTTCTATCCTCTGCTGGCAGACTGGTGCGCCAGTTCCCTCGCACCCATTTACTGCTGAGCATGGCCTTGCTGGGCGGCGTCATCCTTATCGCTCTTCGTCCAGACAGCCCCACGGAACAGCCCCGCCAACAGGCCAAAACCATTAACCTGCCCGCCAAGCCAGCGCGCAAACCCGAACCGCAACCGCAAGCCCCTGAAGCTCCCCAATGGCAAACCCTCACCGTAGAATCCGGTGACAGCCTGTCGTCGCTTCTACAGCCGCTGGGAGTGGGAGCAGGCCAGGTATTTGCCTTGATCAACAGCGATGACAAGCTCAAACGGCTGACCAAGATCCGCCCCGGCGAAACCCTGGAAGTCATTGTGGAAGACGACAGACTGACCCAGGTGCAATACCACCCCTCAAAGGTGGAAACCCTCACCGCCCGACTGAGGGGCGGTGGCTGGGAAACCCGCCTTAGCCAGCGGGAATACCAGAAACAGACACGCTTCGCCGAAGCCGACATCACCGACTCCCTGTTCCTGGCCGGCGCCGCGGCGGGAATCAGCGACAAACTCACCATGCAACTGGCCAATCTGTTCGCCTGGGACGTGGACTTCGTACTCGATATCCGCCGCGGCGACCGTTTCCGCATTATCTATGAAGAGCTCTACCTGGACGGCGAGAAAGTGGGTGAGGGAGACATCCTGATGGCCGAGTTCTGGAATCAGGACCGCCACCTGACCGCCTTTCGCTACGAAACCCGCTCCGGCGATGTGGAATACCTGGATATCAAGGGGGACTCCATGCGCAAGGAATTCATCCGCACCCCGGTGGCCTTCTCCCGAATCAGCTCACGCTTCAACTTGAGCCGCAAACACCCTGTTCTCAACCGTATTCGTGCCCACAAAGGCATCGACTATGCAGCCCCGTCCGGCACCCCAATCAAGGCCGCCGGTGACGGCAAGGTGATTTTTGCCGGGGTAAAGGGCGGCTACGGCAATGTGATCATTCTCAAACACGGCCAGATCTACACCACCCTCTACGCACACATGCGCGGCTTCGCCAAGGGCATCCGCGTAGGCAAACGGGTCAAACAGAGCCAGACCATTGGCTATGTGGGCGCCTCCGGACTCGCCACCGGGCCGCATCTCCATTACGAATTCCGCATCAATGGCGCTCACCGCAATCCTTTGACCGTGCCACTGCCCAAGGCGCGGGGCATCAACGACAATGAGCGCTCGGAGTTCCTGATTGCCGCCAATCGCCTCAAGGCTCAGATGACCCTGTTCGCCGAGGCCTCAACCCTGGCCAGCAGCGATGTCCTCTGA
- the tyrS gene encoding tyrosine--tRNA ligase, producing the protein MATVDEQLALISRGADEIIQEDELREKLASGRPLKIKAGFDPTAPDLHLGHTVLINKMRQFQELGHQVIFLIGDFTGMIGDPTGKSATRPPLTREDVLRNAETYKEQVFKVLDPAKTRVVFNSEWMNEVGAAGMIKLAGQYTVARMLERDDFDKRYKGNQSIAIHEFLYPLVQGYDSVALEADVELGGTDQKFNLLMGRTLQKAYGQRPQICLTMPILEGLDGVQKMSKSLGNYVGVNDAPGEMYRKLLSLPDSLTWRYYELLSACSNERIEALKAEAEVLGSPQEAKKAFALEMVERFHGAQAAAAAPKSAGNQIALGEIPDNLPEVEVVLGEQDTIHILPLLSAAGLTKNGKAAKDVFGRGAVYLDGAQLTEERSFGRGESLVLQAGKKKIARVILK; encoded by the coding sequence ATGGCCACGGTGGACGAACAACTGGCGCTCATTTCCCGCGGTGCGGATGAAATCATCCAGGAAGACGAATTGCGGGAAAAGCTGGCCTCTGGCCGGCCCCTGAAGATCAAGGCAGGTTTTGATCCCACCGCCCCGGATCTGCATCTGGGGCATACGGTGCTGATCAACAAAATGCGTCAGTTTCAGGAGTTGGGCCATCAGGTGATTTTCCTGATTGGTGACTTCACCGGCATGATTGGTGACCCCACCGGCAAGAGTGCAACCCGGCCACCGCTGACTCGTGAAGATGTGCTGCGCAATGCTGAAACCTATAAAGAGCAGGTATTCAAGGTTCTGGATCCGGCGAAAACCCGGGTGGTATTCAACTCCGAATGGATGAATGAGGTCGGGGCAGCCGGCATGATCAAGCTGGCGGGGCAGTACACCGTGGCGCGGATGTTGGAGCGGGATGACTTCGACAAGCGATACAAGGGCAATCAGTCCATTGCCATCCATGAGTTCCTCTATCCGCTGGTGCAGGGCTATGACTCTGTGGCGCTGGAGGCGGATGTGGAGCTGGGCGGCACCGACCAGAAGTTCAACCTGCTGATGGGTCGCACCCTGCAGAAGGCCTATGGCCAGCGCCCGCAAATCTGTCTGACCATGCCGATCCTGGAGGGACTTGATGGCGTGCAGAAGATGTCCAAGTCGCTGGGCAACTATGTGGGAGTCAATGATGCTCCCGGCGAGATGTACCGCAAGTTGCTGTCTCTTCCCGACAGCCTCACCTGGCGTTATTATGAGCTTCTTAGCGCCTGCTCTAACGAGCGTATCGAGGCGCTGAAGGCCGAGGCGGAGGTGCTGGGCTCCCCGCAGGAGGCCAAAAAGGCCTTTGCCCTGGAGATGGTCGAGCGGTTCCACGGTGCCCAGGCTGCGGCGGCTGCGCCCAAGTCCGCAGGCAACCAGATTGCCCTTGGCGAGATTCCGGACAACCTGCCTGAAGTTGAGGTGGTGCTGGGTGAGCAGGACACTATTCATATTCTGCCGCTGCTCAGTGCGGCCGGGCTGACCAAGAACGGCAAGGCGGCCAAGGATGTGTTCGGGCGGGGGGCAGTCTACCTGGATGGCGCCCAGCTCACCGAGGAGCGCAGTTTCGGCCGGGGCGAGAGCCTGGTGTTGCAGGCGGGCAAGAAGAAGATTGCCCGGGTGATCCTCAAATAG
- a CDS encoding acetyltransferase — MFLKESKSGHLVQIIDLTELVNPLRSEVSGCYHHGEEVQETEPFSKEELVFPSGETLPRCWVDPHYRDNEIRSTGMGV, encoded by the coding sequence ATGTTTCTCAAAGAGTCCAAAAGCGGCCATCTGGTCCAGATTATTGACCTGACAGAGCTGGTAAACCCTCTTCGCAGCGAGGTAAGCGGGTGCTACCACCATGGTGAAGAAGTGCAGGAAACTGAACCCTTCAGCAAAGAAGAGCTGGTATTCCCATCTGGCGAGACGCTGCCCAGGTGCTGGGTGGACCCGCACTATCGGGATAATGAGATTCGTAGTACCGGGATGGGGGTTTAG
- a CDS encoding AMP-binding protein → MTKDKAAVMSPLKALEQRCEKQGKSVAMVQPMGGGELQDYTWERINDEARRMAAYLQSQGVQKGDHVALVSKNCAEWIIADLSIWMAGAVSVPLYPTLVEETVRQIMEHSESKFLFVGKLDDWDMMKAGVPAGVKQVAFTLAPRDALNDFPNWGDIIRDTAPIEKVAEPAMEDIATIIYTSGTTGMPKGVMHDFQSFSTVGEKMIKVYNLTPDERMISYLPLSHVAERVAVEIAQLYVGNKIFFAESLETFGEDIKRAQPTVFFAVPRIWSKFYQKASEAVPPKKLNKLLKIPFLNKVIKKKVLGAMGLDQCRIALSGAAALSPDIITWFKKLDLEILEVYGMTENLAWSHTTEEGDQKIGWVGTPNDGVECRIGEGGEILVRSLGNMKGYYKQPDKTAEDLTEDGWLHTGDVGEIDEKGRLRITGRVKEIFKTEKGKYVAPAPIENRLSTQPGLELSCVIGQGMGQPIALLNITPEEQEKLSKGSEKEHFTKELEALLARVNNELDPHERMTTLVVCKDAWTVENNLITPTLKLKRNEIEKRYADDIPKWAKTKGVVWEA, encoded by the coding sequence ATGACAAAGGATAAGGCAGCAGTAATGAGCCCGCTCAAGGCGCTGGAACAGCGTTGTGAAAAACAGGGCAAGTCGGTAGCTATGGTTCAGCCCATGGGTGGTGGTGAGCTGCAGGACTATACCTGGGAACGAATCAACGATGAGGCTCGCAGAATGGCGGCCTATCTGCAGTCGCAGGGTGTGCAAAAGGGTGACCATGTGGCGCTGGTTTCCAAAAACTGTGCGGAATGGATTATTGCTGATCTTTCTATCTGGATGGCTGGTGCCGTCAGTGTTCCGCTGTACCCGACCCTGGTTGAAGAGACGGTGCGTCAAATCATGGAGCACAGTGAGTCCAAGTTCTTGTTTGTGGGCAAGCTGGATGACTGGGACATGATGAAGGCGGGGGTACCTGCGGGAGTCAAGCAGGTGGCCTTTACATTGGCTCCGCGTGATGCTCTGAATGATTTCCCCAACTGGGGCGATATTATCCGTGACACTGCGCCGATCGAAAAAGTGGCCGAGCCTGCCATGGAGGATATTGCGACCATTATTTATACCTCTGGCACTACCGGTATGCCTAAAGGGGTCATGCATGATTTTCAGTCTTTCTCGACCGTGGGCGAGAAGATGATCAAGGTGTATAACCTGACCCCTGACGAGCGCATGATTTCCTACCTGCCGCTGTCCCATGTGGCTGAGCGTGTGGCGGTGGAGATTGCCCAGCTATACGTAGGCAACAAGATCTTCTTTGCCGAATCCCTGGAAACATTCGGCGAAGACATCAAGCGTGCCCAGCCCACGGTCTTCTTTGCGGTGCCGCGTATCTGGTCCAAGTTCTATCAGAAGGCTTCCGAGGCGGTGCCGCCCAAGAAGCTCAACAAGCTGCTGAAAATTCCCTTCCTGAATAAAGTGATCAAAAAGAAGGTGCTGGGCGCCATGGGGCTGGACCAGTGTCGCATTGCGCTGTCCGGTGCTGCCGCGCTGTCCCCTGACATCATCACCTGGTTCAAGAAGCTGGATTTGGAAATTCTCGAAGTGTACGGCATGACCGAAAACCTGGCCTGGTCGCATACCACTGAAGAGGGTGATCAGAAAATCGGTTGGGTAGGCACTCCCAATGATGGGGTGGAATGCCGTATTGGCGAGGGCGGTGAAATCCTGGTGCGCAGCCTGGGTAACATGAAGGGCTACTACAAGCAGCCAGACAAGACGGCTGAAGATCTGACTGAAGACGGTTGGTTGCATACTGGTGATGTGGGCGAGATCGACGAGAAGGGTCGGTTGCGTATTACCGGTCGCGTCAAGGAAATCTTCAAGACGGAAAAAGGTAAGTATGTGGCGCCAGCGCCGATTGAAAATCGTCTCTCTACTCAGCCGGGTCTGGAACTGTCCTGTGTCATCGGACAGGGAATGGGGCAGCCCATTGCCTTGTTGAACATTACCCCGGAAGAGCAGGAGAAACTGTCCAAGGGTAGTGAGAAAGAGCATTTCACCAAAGAGCTGGAGGCGCTGCTGGCTCGAGTTAACAATGAGCTCGATCCCCACGAACGTATGACGACTCTGGTGGTGTGCAAAGATGCATGGACAGTGGAAAACAACCTGATTACGCCTACCTTGAAGTTGAAGCGTAACGAAATCGAAAAACGTTATGCAGACGACATCCCCAAGTGGGCGAAAACCAAAGGGGTGGTTTGGGAAGCTTGA